In Chryseobacterium oryzae, the genomic stretch ATAAGTCACATTCATTGCCCTACGATCATTTTCCACTTCGGGAGTAGACAAATAAATCGCAAGCAAAAGTTTATTTTCCGGCACTCTCAGATCAAGCGGTTGTTCAATAGCTTGTGGAGTAATATTTAGCTTGTTTAAATTGGAAATCATCTGATAGGCTTCACTCGTATTACGACTGAAACGATCCCACTTTGTGAATAATAACAGTCTTCCTTCTTTAATGTTCCTTAACCTTCTAAATCCATACATATACTTTTTCCATTCAGGTCTTTCAAATGTTTTAGCTGAGTGATCTTCATAAATTACATTACCTATAGCTATATTCAAAGAACTACAATGTTTTCTCAATCTTTCCTCTTGATCACGCTGAGAATATCCTTTATCAGCTTGTTCGTCTGTTGATACACGTATATATAAATCAGCAATTTTCATATTCATTTAATTTAAATTGGAAATAAAGCATAATATAAAACTTACAAAGTTGTTAAACTAAGTAATTATGAATCACTAAAATAAGAAATTAATCGTTATTTAAAAGAAACTCTTTGATCGTAACTTTAGCAAGAGTATGTAAAAGTGATAATATCTCGGAAGCTTCTTCCTCCGAAACAAAAATTTCTGAAGCTTTGAGCATTTTAATAGCAACCTCCAAAGGCATTTCTTTAAAATTAATAATCGACTCTACCTCAAATAAATTTGAAGCATTGGCAGACGGCCGTTTATTTTTTTTTGCTTTGGACATTTAAAAAATTTGAATACCGAGGAGATATAATTTCATCCTCTATCTTGAAGTTTGAATAAAATTCGTAATTAATTCGCAGAAAAAAGCCCTCTACAAGTGAGTAAGGGCTATTTAAGATTTGTCTGGTATAAAAAAGAATTCTTCGACAATATTGATTTGATTTTCATGTGATGTCTCTTCTATCTCTTTCGTAAAACATTTATAGGTTGATCTCCTATTTCACTATCTGCTGTTTGCCTAGCAACAACTTTGATGTCGATTGAAGCATCATTATTAAGTTTTCTATTTTTATGTGCAAAGAGCTTAAAATTTTCATCCATCCTCTCCTTTACATTATCTCTATTTTGACTCAGTTCTTGTCTTTTCTCCTTTTCAATTTTGTACTTAGTAATCAGCTGTGTCTTAATAGCTGGGAGCTCTTCCAACTTTTTGTCTAGTTCATCAATCCTGTCATTGGTGGTCATAGTTTGAAATTCTATTTCTGAAACATTCACACCTTTTTCAGCTAAGTATTCGATAGTTTTCTGAACTTCAGCTTTAGCCAAGTCAATAGTTTTCTGGTAAGAAAAAAGTTGGTTTTTCCAATATCCCGAATTTTCACCTTCATCATTTGAATATCCCAAAATCCTGTTATAAGAATGTTGAGCTTTAGTAACCATCTCCTGTACTTTTAAAAAATTCTCATATTTCCGCAGAACAAATGCACTATCAGCCAGGTGCTTATTTTTCTCACTTTCAATCTTTCTTTTTAGCAGTTCAATTTCAATATTTGCTCTTGTTTCAGGATTGGTTATGATGGATGTTTTAAGTTCCTGTGTACTGATATCAGAAATATCCAAAACATTGGCTCCTTTTTTCATTGCTTCCAAATATCTTGCTTGTTTTGATTGAAGCTTCTGAAGCATAAACACATCGATGCTATCATTGGTAAGCATAAAATTGACCCTCACATTTTCGTGCCTGTTTCCCTGTCTCCAGGCACGGCCTTCGACCTGTCGTAGAGTGGTAAAATTATAAGGAAGGGAAAGCATATATAAATCCGTGGTATTTTGCTGAAGATTCATCCCCTCCTGAATACCTTCGCTGCCGAGAATAATTTTGACTTTCCCGGAATTAAAATCATCCTGAATTTTCAGTCTGTTCGGTTTGCTTGTTGCCCCTGTAATGACGCCAATTTCTTCAGGTTTATAACCAACTTCCGTAATGAGATAATCTTTTATTTTCGGAAATTCTGAAACTGCTAATTCTGAATATATGATTTGACCAAAATCAGGCATATCTTTCTTATTTTGTTGTATCAGTTTCATCGTCTCTATCAGCTTAGGGGAATTCTCAATAAATTCTTTTACTGAAGGGAATTCTCCGTCATAATAAGGAGACAGATAAGGAGAAATAGCGATAAGTCGAGCATTGAGAATATGAGTAAGAATTGCTCCCTTTTGAGAATCGTCGAAATTCTCTGTGAGTAAATCATATTGTTCCTTAGTTAAGTCATTCTGCTCAATTTTATATTCTTTATTAATCTTGGTTGGACGGATTAATTCAGGATTATCTTCTTCTCCTTTAATATCAATAAACTCAGATAGGAGCTGTTGAAACAAAGAATTATTTTTAAACCTCCGAACATTAGCCTTGAACTTTACATCTCCTTTCGCATCAATTTCCATATCATTATCTGCCTCCATAAAGGTTTCAAAAAAGGTATTGACATTGAAGTACCCTGATTCTTCAAGACGCTTATTCGCAATTAAGGATAATATCGAATAATACTCCAGAGGTTTATTGGTAAAAGGTGTTGCTGAAAGAAGCGTAACATTTCTACCATCATATTTATCCTGAATATATTGAGATGCCATCCAGGTATTAATTCCTAATCTGGAAGTCTGTTGATTTTGACTTCTAAAATCAGAAGCAAATCTTCGATCCTCAATTCTTACCTTTCCAACAATGTGATTTGCATTATGAACTTCATCAAAAGTAAAATGATCAAAACCAAAATCCTCCCAGTCATAGATTTTGCCACGCTTCATTTTTCCCTGCAGCTCTTTTTCTTTTTCTAATTCTTTTTGAAAATCTCTTTCGCTGATGGAATTAACACTACGCAATTCACTCTCTGAAATGTAAGAAAACTTTGAAGCCAAATCTTGGGTAATATTTTCGGAGAAACCGATATTATTAAAACCCTCATAAGTAACAATTGTGATTTCACCATCTCTGTTTACAAATCGGGAAAGGTCATAATCCTTTCCTAGATTTCCCAAGACATTTACTTTTGCGTTCGGAATTGTTTCAAATATTGTTTCGACCCATTGTTTTAAAATACTGTCATTGGGTACTACAATCAATGGCCTTTTAGAATTTCCACGCTCCATCGCTTCGTGCATAGAAAATATTCCGGAAAGTGTTTTTCCGAAACCCACTTCGTGTGCCAATAAGCCAACTCCTTTTGTCGTCAGCCTTCCGATTCCTGCTTTTTGTACTTCGGTAAGGCTAAGTTCTCTCCCTTTAAAATTGAGATGAATTTTTGAAAATAGAGGAAATCTGGAATAGTCCGGAACGTAGATATTATTATAATTTCTGTTGAATTCTTTTATAAAACGCTCTCTTAATTCGTCTGATAGTTCTTCACGAATGAACTTTTCAAAAAGGTCATTGGCAGCAGCCTTCCTTCTTTCACGGACTAATGCATTCCTTTCTTTATCACTCCCTGTAACCGTTTCGTTATCTACGTAACTTCGAACTTCCCAGGCTGAAGAACCTGCAAAAGCTTCGCTGGATAAATTACCAACAAAATCTTTGAACTTCTCTGCAAGATTATAATCAAAAACAACTGTTTCAACCTGCTTTGTAGAATGATTATATTTTTCTTTCTCTACTTGTCCCAATGCAAATTGGTGTACAAATTCGTGATTAGGGCTGATAGAAATATCATCCAAAGACTTGGGAGTCGGAAGAACACTCAAGAGCAATTCCTTTTGCTTCTCATATTGGTTTTCAGTTCCACCGATGGCATATTTATCTGCAAAGTCTTTTTCCAAATGTTCAAGCTTGGAATAGATATTTCCTTCAGCATAATAAAAATCGTGCACCCATTTCCCATCAATAAAATTGGCAAATTGATAGTGTTCACCTCTATTATTCAACGTCCCATCATAATCTGTATCACGAAAAGCAGCGATTTGCTCTGCTGAAATATCTGAGCTGTTTTGTAATGAAGTGTTGACAATTTCGTCTGACTTTGAAAAAAGATATTTTAAAACACCTTTTTTTATCTCAGGTTTTGTCTGAATTCTGTACTCGGATTCAAGTTTCTTCTGGGATTGGATAAGCTTTTCAGATTTATCACAAATCTCCTTTAGCATTTCTGCAGAAAATGATTTTATATCTTTATCGATTTGCTCTTTTAACTCGAAATATTTCTCAATTTCTTTTACAATAGCAGGGGATTTAAATTTAATTTCTTGAAAGGTTGAAAGAACTTCATCTATTTTTTCTTTAGCTTCGAAAAGATACTTTTCAGCTGGAGTTTGAACTGAAACCTCTTTTTTAATCGCAATTTCCTCTTTTACTTCTGTTTCCGTATTATCGAAAAATAAATCTTCGAACAAATTACCAATGCGCTCGTTTTGCTTTTTAGTTCTGAGTTGTTCTATTCTGGCTAATGCTTCATCCAAAGTACCGTGGACATAATTTTCCATTCGTCCAAAACGATTACTTTTCTCTCGAATTTCCCCCAGAATATTTTCAGGGTTATTCTCGAAATAATCAGAAACATCTTGTGTGATTTTTTGTGAACTTTTTTTCAGAATGACGATATCGGTTCCAATCTGCGTTCCTGCGAAAGCACCTGTTGGTAAACGATAAGCACTGGAAAATTCTGCATTCTCTAATTTCTTTTGTCGATTGAGCCAACCAGAAGGAAGCACCATTGCCAAAACTCCATTCGGTTTTAATGAGTCTAAAGAACGCTTTACAAAATAATCTTCGTATTTGCTTATTTTGGGTTCTTCTCCCAGCCCTTTGTATAAACCTCGGTGTTCTCCGTACGGAGGATTCCCAATTACCAAATCATACTTTTCAGCGAATTCTTTCGATTCTCGCTTAAAACCTTTTTCGTCAATAAATTCAGTTTCAAATGAACGTAGGTTTACATCAGCTTCCGGATGAAGGATCTTAGAAATTTTAGCGGTTGATTCATTAATCTCAAAAGCAGAAATATTGATTTTTAAGCCCAGGTCTTTTACAGCATACAGAAAATTTCCAGTTCCAATACTAGGTTCTAAAACTGAAATTTCTTTTTGATTTTTGAAATGGTCTTTGATTAGGCTGCGAATAGTATCAACAATCTTAGAATCCGTGTAGTACTCATCTAAAATTCCTCGACCTTCTTTTGCAGTACCACCGCTTTTATATTGATTACAGATGTTTTTTAATTCATCAGTGACGTCCACAGCCGGATGAATAATAACTTTATTATCTTTAGAAACAAAACAAGCTGCAGAAACCACTTCTTCAACTTGGTCATTGGTCAGTTTTTGACCTTTGTATCTTGAAATGAGAAATTCTAATTCCTCATTATATTTAGAATTGTCTAATTCTCCTTCGTCTCCGAGGGATATAGTTCTCCCGGATATGATTCTGCCCAAACGTTTTTGCTTGTCTTCATTTTTTTCAACATTTTGCGGTTGTGTTCCGTCAATAGATCTTCCTGTTCCGTTTCCTGAATCGCTCCACTCTGAGCCTGTAAATCCATTTCCAGCATTTGCGCTGCCGACAGTTTTTCCTCCAGTGTAATCTCTGTTTTGCTTGGATTGGCTGTTTTGCAAAGTTCTACCAGAATCTCGTCCAGAAATTTCGGATCCCAGGTAATGAGTGTTGGATATTCTTTCTGATCTAACATTAAGGTTTGCATTGTCTGAATTTTTGGATTCAACTAAAGTACTATTTTTATTCTGATGATTTATTTTGTTTTTAAGATATTCAGTCAAGTCTATATTTCCTTCATCTGAAATCTCATACATCTTACGGATATCCTTAATATTCTTCTCTTTATATGCCATCTGGATTTTAAGTGTTGCGGCATCTCCTATCCTATCTCCTTCCAAACACAGAAATATTTTCCCGTCAAAATTTTGGTATTGATTTAGAAATTCTGTTGTATTACTTGCAGAATTAAGTGTAACAAGACTTCTGTTGTTGACTTGATTATTTAATTTTAAGAGTTCCAGAAATGAAAGCATATCGGTTTGTTTTCCAAAAACAACTACCTCATTCTTAGTTCCATTGACAATAGAAATCCCATCTGCAACTTTTAAAGAATTTACTCCTTCCATTAATTATTTTTTCTGTTTTTTACGAAGTGATTAAACTCAAACAGCTCTTTAGCTTCATCATCCCAGCTTTTTCTTGGTAATAGCTGAAGTGTTACGAAAATATCTGTCTTTTTATTATAAGAATCAATTCGTTCAAGTCTCCCGTGATAGTCTTTTTCAGCATGTCTGTAAAATGAATAGGGCAAAATGGTATCTGTTGGATAAATGTAGAATCTGGTATAATTCCAAGGTGAGTTGATTTCAAAGCGTTTGTATTTCTTTTTGAATAACATAGTATCAGACAGATTTCTTCGGTTTCTGTAGTTTGGAATCCAATCTTTTGAGAAGACAGCTCCTTCTTTCTTTTCCCATACCGATTGAGAAATTTGTCTTTTGGAAATATCTTTTAATATGACATTACTTCCCGATGCTCCAATTGGATAACATATTGAATCCTCGATGAAATATATCTGCTTGTTGACCTCTGAATAGTTATGATCAGGCACTAATTCGATGAACTGATTTTGCGAATAGTTCATCTTTGATAAATGAAAGCTCTGCATCTGATCCAAACCCTTTGACGCATCGAAATAGACATTCGAGATTAGGTCAATGCCTCCCTTCTCTGATTTGATATTTTTCTGACACGAGTTTAGTGCGAAAAGAAGTATAAAAAATGAAAGTAATAGTTGAATTTTCATATCAATTGGATTTAAAAAAGCGGCAAATCTTTTGATGACTTACCGCTTCCTGTAGTTATTATAGGTAAGAAAGATTTTTATCGCTTAATGCTCTGCTCACGAACATTGGCTTTATCGTGACTATTATCTTGTTCCAAGCCTTCTAAAGGTTTATTGGTATTTATTCGGTTCATCTCATTGTCATACAGTTTAAGATTTCTATTCTGGGGATCCAGAACAGCTTTTGCTTCTACGACCTGATCGTTTTCTTTAAACCTAACTTTAACAATATTTCCTTTTTCCAAAGACTTTATACTGTTTTCTTTCCATTCCGGATTATCAAATACCAGATTAGATTTTTCAACAATCTTAGCTGTATCAACCCCATAATTTTTGTAAAAATTCTGGAAATAGTAATTACCCTTATCCGTCTTCGGTTCATTAAAATTAAATTGACCAAATGCTGGTTCTGTCTGATTGCTCTTAGGATTGACAAATTCAATTTTGACACTTCGTCCTTCCAAAAGGTTTACAGCTTCTTTTGCGGTAAAGGAGTTTTCCCGACTTACAGGAAAGTTGTGCGATTTTTCTTCATTATTATCATTGGTCAATTTGGCATTGTAAGAATTGAGGAAAACGCCTCCCTGATCACTTTTGCTAAACTTTAATATAAAATCAACCTTGTTTTCGGGCAAAGTCTTGTCGGAAGAAGTTTTGATTTCAAATTGTTGTGCTTTCCCTTTGATACCTTTCTCTAAATCTTTGTGGAGTTTTTCATCTTCTCCAAAACCAAGATATTTCATTTGGTCTTTCAGGTATTTTACCTGGTCGAAATCTTTTTGTGTTTCCATAATTTTTGGATTTTGATTGTTATTAAATGTTTGATTTGCATTTTGTTGATTTTTATCTACTTGTTTTAGTTCCTTTAATTTTCCACGACTATCAGTATCTGTGATGACATTATATTTTTCTTTATATGAATCGAGAGAATTTGGATTCTCCTCTCCATAAGCATCATATATCAAATCATCAACTTTTTTAATAAGCTCAGGAGTTTTTAATAGAGTCTCATATTTGAAGCCGTCTATATTAGAATCTATCTCATTTTGCAAAGCATTTAAGTAAGTTTGTTCAGACGAATAATCCATCACATCGGCGATTTCTCCATCGTAATCATAGATAGATATTTTACCAACTTTTACATCATTCTCTCTTTCGTAAAATTCATATCTCCGGTAATGATCTGCTTGTCTTTCATCAATTTCTGAAGTGGTCATCCCTAAACTTAAGTCTGTCCTTACCTCCAATTCCTTTGCCCAGGAATCCGAAAGATATAATTGCTTTGTAGCTTCGTTATCGATGGTTACTTTTTTTAACGCTATATTATCTTCTATGATTAAAAGTCTTCCATCTGTCTTTTGTTTATCAATAAAGCGTACTACTTCAGCTGAGCTTTTAAAATTAGTTTTCACAGAAGTATCAGTATCTGTATTGAAGATTGTATTTACAGCATAATTAGAACCTATAATCATTTGGCTTGCTGTGGATTTATAAATCTGCATAAACTTTTTCTCCCGCTCAGAAAACTTCCTTTCTCCATCTCTGTAAAATATTTCAGGAGAAGTATTCTCTACCTCTTTTGCAAAATCTTTGTAAGCTTTGGTCT encodes the following:
- a CDS encoding Eco57I restriction-modification methylase domain-containing protein → MEGVNSLKVADGISIVNGTKNEVVVFGKQTDMLSFLELLKLNNQVNNRSLVTLNSASNTTEFLNQYQNFDGKIFLCLEGDRIGDAATLKIQMAYKEKNIKDIRKMYEISDEGNIDLTEYLKNKINHQNKNSTLVESKNSDNANLNVRSERISNTHYLGSEISGRDSGRTLQNSQSKQNRDYTGGKTVGSANAGNGFTGSEWSDSGNGTGRSIDGTQPQNVEKNEDKQKRLGRIISGRTISLGDEGELDNSKYNEELEFLISRYKGQKLTNDQVEEVVSAACFVSKDNKVIIHPAVDVTDELKNICNQYKSGGTAKEGRGILDEYYTDSKIVDTIRSLIKDHFKNQKEISVLEPSIGTGNFLYAVKDLGLKINISAFEINESTAKISKILHPEADVNLRSFETEFIDEKGFKRESKEFAEKYDLVIGNPPYGEHRGLYKGLGEEPKISKYEDYFVKRSLDSLKPNGVLAMVLPSGWLNRQKKLENAEFSSAYRLPTGAFAGTQIGTDIVILKKSSQKITQDVSDYFENNPENILGEIREKSNRFGRMENYVHGTLDEALARIEQLRTKKQNERIGNLFEDLFFDNTETEVKEEIAIKKEVSVQTPAEKYLFEAKEKIDEVLSTFQEIKFKSPAIVKEIEKYFELKEQIDKDIKSFSAEMLKEICDKSEKLIQSQKKLESEYRIQTKPEIKKGVLKYLFSKSDEIVNTSLQNSSDISAEQIAAFRDTDYDGTLNNRGEHYQFANFIDGKWVHDFYYAEGNIYSKLEHLEKDFADKYAIGGTENQYEKQKELLLSVLPTPKSLDDISISPNHEFVHQFALGQVEKEKYNHSTKQVETVVFDYNLAEKFKDFVGNLSSEAFAGSSAWEVRSYVDNETVTGSDKERNALVRERRKAAANDLFEKFIREELSDELRERFIKEFNRNYNNIYVPDYSRFPLFSKIHLNFKGRELSLTEVQKAGIGRLTTKGVGLLAHEVGFGKTLSGIFSMHEAMERGNSKRPLIVVPNDSILKQWVETIFETIPNAKVNVLGNLGKDYDLSRFVNRDGEITIVTYEGFNNIGFSENITQDLASKFSYISESELRSVNSISERDFQKELEKEKELQGKMKRGKIYDWEDFGFDHFTFDEVHNANHIVGKVRIEDRRFASDFRSQNQQTSRLGINTWMASQYIQDKYDGRNVTLLSATPFTNKPLEYYSILSLIANKRLEESGYFNVNTFFETFMEADNDMEIDAKGDVKFKANVRRFKNNSLFQQLLSEFIDIKGEEDNPELIRPTKINKEYKIEQNDLTKEQYDLLTENFDDSQKGAILTHILNARLIAISPYLSPYYDGEFPSVKEFIENSPKLIETMKLIQQNKKDMPDFGQIIYSELAVSEFPKIKDYLITEVGYKPEEIGVITGATSKPNRLKIQDDFNSGKVKIILGSEGIQEGMNLQQNTTDLYMLSLPYNFTTLRQVEGRAWRQGNRHENVRVNFMLTNDSIDVFMLQKLQSKQARYLEAMKKGANVLDISDISTQELKTSIITNPETRANIEIELLKRKIESEKNKHLADSAFVLRKYENFLKVQEMVTKAQHSYNRILGYSNDEGENSGYWKNQLFSYQKTIDLAKAEVQKTIEYLAEKGVNVSEIEFQTMTTNDRIDELDKKLEELPAIKTQLITKYKIEKEKRQELSQNRDNVKERMDENFKLFAHKNRKLNNDASIDIKVVARQTADSEIGDQPINVLRKR